From Candidatus Pedobacter colombiensis, one genomic window encodes:
- a CDS encoding triple tyrosine motif-containing protein → MKRRHLKYFLLYLVLYLPFYVIADNVKSIGVPYVQNYPKSVYLSGNQNWSIAKDKYGIMYFGNAQGLLSFDGKYWQQYKMPNRQIVRSVATDTAGIIYTGSFGEFGYWSNKNKHLTYTSLISLIPKQHSIKDEIWKIYTTGKKVIFQSFSAIYIYENKKINVVTAQRSLLFLHKVDQKFYVEVIGNGLFELVGTKLIALKNSSTIFPKDVLSILPFKNGSLLIGTSKQGLFVYNGDHFSPLSTAANDFLKTYQLNNGTRILDRYFAFGTILNGLIIIDESGNIVQRINKSSGLQNNTVLSLYADQDQNLWAGLDNGIDRIELNSPLYFYFDKTGQFGTVYSSLIYKNNIYLGTNQGLFYSPWTSGTGNLFNSFDFKLIPNSQGQVWDLTVIDDQLFCGHNDGTFKVTGNKLENISTIKGGWTIKKLSANPDYLIQGTYNGLVLFKKDATGQWKFYHKIENFGEPSRYVEQDAKGELWVSHAYKGIYKLSLSADLKKVTSIKSYDAKNGLPSNYNINVFQLQNRLIFSSDEGFLTYDEISDHFTKYTTLNKELGSFANSNKIINAGEKKYWFINHGKMGLIHLLEPGKVQVDSSTFSILDGRMVQYYENISKISDKIYLMSMDDGFVIYNASDNVLDSAANTRLPAVLIRKTEDITDTFHTISEFGNSDTEIEIPFGRNNIRISFALPYYKQTKVKFQYYLDGYSRQWSDWSTASQKDFTNLGRGTYIFKVRAMTSEGAMSKVTQFEFTILPPFYASNWAIAIYFILGILLLIAFKRLYEQKLKKDQQVISAKLQAEKEAFLKKEAEATEQQIVKLQTEKLQAELASKNRELANSAMSLVYKNELLQKLSQEMLKLKDSHGKTLGEDQLRKLQKVIDEGMNDERDWNLFESSFNEAHESFFKKLKVNHPDLVPNDLKLCAYLRMNMSSKEMASLLNISLRGVEIRRYRLRKKLNVPHDKNLVEFLIEL, encoded by the coding sequence ATGAAACGAAGGCACCTAAAATACTTTTTACTTTATCTTGTTCTATACTTACCCTTTTATGTAATAGCAGATAATGTAAAAAGTATTGGTGTTCCTTATGTGCAAAATTACCCCAAATCCGTTTACTTATCTGGCAACCAAAACTGGTCTATAGCCAAAGATAAGTATGGCATTATGTATTTTGGAAATGCACAAGGTCTGCTCAGTTTCGATGGCAAATACTGGCAGCAGTATAAAATGCCCAACCGCCAAATTGTACGCTCAGTAGCTACAGATACGGCAGGCATAATTTATACAGGCAGCTTTGGCGAGTTTGGATACTGGTCTAACAAAAACAAGCATTTAACCTATACTTCCTTAATCAGCCTGATTCCTAAACAACATAGTATTAAGGACGAGATTTGGAAAATATATACTACAGGAAAAAAAGTAATATTTCAATCCTTTTCGGCCATTTACATTTACGAGAACAAAAAGATAAATGTAGTTACGGCTCAACGATCTCTACTATTCCTTCATAAAGTAGATCAGAAATTTTATGTAGAGGTGATAGGGAATGGGTTGTTTGAACTTGTTGGCACTAAACTAATCGCTTTAAAAAATAGCAGCACCATATTTCCCAAAGATGTATTGTCAATTCTACCATTTAAGAATGGCAGTCTGCTGATAGGTACCAGCAAACAAGGGCTGTTTGTTTACAATGGTGATCATTTCAGCCCCCTAAGCACGGCTGCCAATGATTTTCTAAAAACCTATCAACTCAATAACGGCACCCGTATTCTGGATCGTTATTTTGCCTTCGGCACCATATTAAATGGCCTGATCATTATAGATGAAAGCGGGAATATTGTTCAGCGAATCAATAAATCAAGCGGCCTGCAAAACAACACCGTTTTAAGTCTGTATGCTGATCAGGATCAAAATTTATGGGCTGGGCTCGACAATGGTATAGATCGTATAGAATTAAATTCGCCATTATACTTCTATTTTGATAAAACCGGGCAATTCGGCACGGTTTATTCCAGCCTGATTTACAAGAACAACATCTATCTGGGTACCAACCAGGGTTTGTTTTATAGCCCATGGACATCGGGTACAGGTAACCTATTCAATTCTTTTGACTTTAAACTGATTCCCAACTCCCAAGGTCAGGTTTGGGATCTTACTGTTATAGATGATCAGCTATTTTGTGGTCACAACGACGGCACTTTTAAAGTAACAGGTAATAAACTGGAAAACATATCAACCATAAAAGGAGGTTGGACCATTAAAAAGTTAAGCGCTAATCCCGACTATCTGATCCAGGGGACTTACAATGGACTCGTACTATTTAAAAAAGATGCTACCGGGCAATGGAAGTTTTACCATAAGATAGAAAACTTTGGTGAGCCATCCAGATATGTTGAGCAGGATGCCAAAGGCGAACTATGGGTAAGTCATGCCTACAAAGGTATTTACAAACTCAGCCTGAGTGCCGACCTTAAAAAAGTTACATCGATTAAAAGTTACGATGCAAAGAATGGGTTGCCCAGCAACTACAATATTAACGTCTTCCAACTACAAAACAGACTTATCTTTTCATCCGACGAAGGCTTTCTAACCTATGATGAGATTAGCGACCACTTTACCAAGTATACTACCTTAAATAAAGAGCTGGGAAGTTTTGCCAATTCTAACAAGATCATTAATGCCGGTGAAAAAAAATACTGGTTCATTAATCATGGTAAGATGGGGTTAATACATTTACTGGAACCTGGCAAAGTTCAGGTAGATTCGAGTACCTTCAGCATACTGGATGGACGAATGGTACAATACTACGAGAACATCAGTAAAATAAGCGATAAGATTTATCTGATGAGTATGGACGATGGCTTTGTAATTTATAATGCTAGTGATAATGTCCTGGATAGTGCAGCAAATACCCGTCTGCCTGCTGTATTGATTAGAAAAACTGAAGACATCACAGATACCTTTCATACCATTAGCGAATTTGGCAACAGCGATACTGAAATAGAAATTCCATTTGGTCGCAACAACATCAGGATCTCTTTTGCTCTACCCTATTATAAACAAACAAAAGTTAAATTCCAGTATTACCTTGATGGATATTCCAGGCAATGGTCAGACTGGAGTACAGCTTCACAAAAAGATTTCACCAACCTTGGCCGCGGAACCTATATTTTTAAAGTAAGAGCTATGACCAGCGAAGGGGCAATGAGCAAGGTCACTCAATTTGAATTCACTATACTACCACCCTTTTATGCCAGCAATTGGGCCATCGCAATATATTTTATACTGGGTATTTTGTTGCTCATTGCTTTTAAACGCCTGTATGAGCAAAAGCTAAAAAAAGATCAGCAAGTCATTTCCGCTAAACTCCAGGCCGAAAAAGAAGCTTTCCTTAAAAAAGAAGCAGAGGCTACAGAGCAGCAAATCGTTAAGTTGCAAACAGAGAAACTTCAAGCAGAACTTGCAAGTAAAAACCGCGAACTGGCCAACTCGGCCATGAGTCTCGTCTATAAAAACGAGTTACTTCAAAAACTGAGTCAGGAGATGCTGAAACTAAAAGACAGCCATGGTAAAACGCTTGGTGAAGATCAGCTTAGAAAACTCCAGAAAGTGATAGATGAAGGTATGAATGATGAACGCGACTGGAATCTGTTTGAAAGTAGCTTCAATGAGGCACATGAAAGTTTCTTTAAAAAACTCAAAGTAAATCACCCTGATCTTGTACCCAATGACCTAAAGCTATGTGCATACCTGCGCATGAATATGAGTAGTAAAGAAATGGCATCCTTACTAAACATTTCATTAAGAGGGGTAGAAATCAGACGATACAGGTTACGAAAAAAGCTCAATGTACCTCATGACAAGAACCTGGTTGAGTTCCTGATAGAGCTTTAA
- a CDS encoding TonB-dependent receptor — translation MKRIFTKLSVLTFLCFLFTNVAMAQNITVKGTVTDGADKTTLPGVSVQVKGTTTAVQTDATGKYTISTAANATLVYTYVGYITREIAVNNQTTINLSLSASSQDLEDVVVVGYGTQRKRDLTGSITQVKGDEVSRMPNNNPLSSLQGKVAGLTVVNSGRPGESPTVRIRGVNSVNNSSGDGAAPLYVVDGVHQSNIDYINPADIETMEVLRDPSSIAIFGLQAANGVIVITTKRAAMGKTTINLQSSAGIQKVTKTIDVTNAAQFRKLYDNLLANSGAAPFDYTNYTADTDWQKEILQSAFQGNNNLSISNNGEKSTTLINLGYNTQEGVIKFGKYQRFVARINEEIRVNNNIKVGADFTGTHWILDASSGDLNNALWAAPIVGIHESETAYYSMPSFQRAQVGNPVARIYQNDKTSINKGYRVVGSLFAEVKFLKQFKWRSQFYTDLGFNNNRGYTPLPFTVINLGEGAAPTERFNNPLARTSVRQGADEFRKFQQDHTLTYDTTFNKTHRLTAMAGFTSIFTSNTTLSGSRTDIGLNIPNDPSFWYIGIAESSNPSNVDGRGDEKSALGYFARVNYAFKDKYLLNATYRRDGLSRLAPQNRWGNFGGVGLGWVISEEDFFKNLKGIDFLKLRGSWGTVGNAQGIEKNIYLPVLNTSGSGVFGDYIYPGKAPAYIPDPNLKWEVVRGVDLGIDLRALNNRFNAEINLYDRKSHDIISELTLLSSSGSYKYRTNLGTISNKGIEVALGWNDKIGDQFTYNITPNFSYNKNKVESIGNTIDYSIFGNGTVNRTITGQSIGHFYGYRQVGIYQSTADLDRMPRMANSLPGDIAYADLNGDGVITPADRENLGSPFPDWSYGMSFTFGYKGFDLVLQGQGVAGNYVYTQRRVATFADLNFETNRLNAWTGPGTSNVEPILQKARGNNYLMSSYYLEPGDYFRIRTAQLGYSFKPNTLLKAGIKNLRLYVSGQNLHTWSKTTGYTPEVPINNIIGGGADNGVYPIPAVYTFGINATF, via the coding sequence ATGAAACGAATCTTTACAAAACTTTCTGTTTTAACTTTTCTCTGTTTTCTTTTTACCAATGTAGCAATGGCACAAAACATTACTGTAAAAGGTACAGTAACCGATGGCGCAGATAAAACCACACTGCCCGGTGTAAGCGTACAGGTAAAAGGAACCACTACCGCTGTGCAAACAGATGCAACGGGGAAATACACCATTAGTACAGCAGCAAATGCCACGCTGGTGTACACTTATGTAGGCTATATCACTAGAGAGATAGCCGTAAACAATCAAACTACTATAAACCTAAGCCTTTCCGCTTCCTCACAGGATTTGGAAGATGTAGTGGTAGTTGGCTATGGCACTCAAAGAAAACGGGACCTGACAGGCTCAATCACACAGGTTAAAGGTGATGAAGTATCCAGAATGCCCAACAACAATCCATTATCCTCCTTACAGGGAAAAGTTGCAGGTCTAACCGTCGTAAATAGCGGTCGACCTGGTGAATCGCCAACGGTAAGGATCAGAGGGGTAAACAGTGTAAACAATTCCTCTGGTGATGGTGCAGCTCCCCTTTATGTAGTGGATGGCGTACATCAAAGCAATATCGACTATATAAACCCTGCCGATATAGAAACAATGGAAGTATTACGTGATCCTTCTTCTATTGCCATTTTTGGCCTACAGGCTGCTAACGGGGTGATTGTAATTACCACCAAAAGGGCAGCCATGGGCAAAACAACCATAAATCTTCAAAGTTCTGCTGGCATACAAAAAGTCACCAAGACAATCGACGTGACCAATGCCGCACAATTTAGAAAACTATACGATAACCTCCTGGCCAATTCAGGTGCTGCACCGTTCGACTACACCAATTACACCGCAGATACCGATTGGCAAAAAGAAATTCTTCAATCAGCCTTTCAAGGCAACAATAACCTTAGCATTTCAAATAATGGCGAAAAATCTACTACATTAATCAACCTGGGTTACAATACACAGGAAGGCGTAATAAAATTTGGAAAGTACCAGAGATTTGTTGCCCGCATAAATGAAGAAATCAGGGTAAACAACAATATTAAAGTAGGTGCAGATTTTACCGGGACACACTGGATATTAGACGCATCAAGTGGCGACTTGAATAACGCTTTATGGGCCGCTCCTATTGTGGGTATCCACGAGAGTGAAACAGCCTATTATTCCATGCCTTCTTTTCAGCGGGCACAGGTAGGAAATCCGGTAGCAAGAATTTATCAGAATGATAAAACCAGCATTAATAAAGGTTACAGAGTAGTGGGTAGCCTGTTTGCCGAAGTTAAATTTTTAAAGCAATTTAAATGGAGATCTCAGTTCTACACAGACCTGGGCTTTAACAACAATAGAGGCTACACTCCCTTACCCTTTACAGTTATTAATTTAGGCGAAGGAGCTGCTCCAACCGAAAGGTTTAACAATCCGCTAGCAAGAACGTCAGTAAGACAAGGTGCAGATGAATTCAGAAAATTCCAGCAAGATCATACCCTTACTTATGACACAACCTTTAACAAAACACACAGGCTTACTGCCATGGCTGGTTTTACTTCTATTTTCACCAGCAACACCACGCTTTCGGGTAGTAGAACTGATATTGGGCTAAACATCCCCAATGATCCATCCTTCTGGTACATTGGAATTGCAGAAAGCAGTAATCCAAGCAACGTAGATGGAAGAGGTGATGAGAAATCTGCACTAGGCTATTTCGCTCGTGTAAACTATGCTTTTAAAGATAAATACCTGTTAAATGCAACCTACAGGCGTGACGGGCTTTCGAGGCTTGCCCCGCAAAATAGGTGGGGTAACTTTGGTGGCGTTGGCTTAGGCTGGGTAATTTCTGAAGAAGATTTTTTTAAAAACCTGAAAGGTATTGACTTTTTAAAACTCCGCGGTTCCTGGGGAACTGTAGGAAATGCACAAGGTATTGAGAAAAACATTTACCTCCCGGTGCTAAACACTTCCGGATCCGGGGTATTTGGTGATTATATCTACCCGGGTAAAGCACCTGCTTATATTCCAGATCCAAACCTAAAGTGGGAAGTCGTACGAGGAGTTGATCTGGGTATAGATTTAAGAGCTTTAAACAACCGTTTCAATGCTGAAATCAACCTGTATGACAGGAAAAGTCATGACATCATTTCTGAGCTTACGCTGCTCAGCTCAAGTGGTTCTTATAAATATCGTACAAATCTTGGCACAATCAGCAATAAAGGAATTGAAGTAGCACTAGGCTGGAACGACAAAATAGGCGATCAGTTTACCTATAACATTACGCCAAACTTTAGTTACAATAAAAACAAGGTTGAATCTATTGGGAATACCATAGACTACAGCATATTTGGAAACGGCACTGTAAACAGAACAATTACAGGCCAATCTATCGGGCACTTTTATGGTTACAGACAGGTGGGTATTTACCAATCAACCGCTGATCTTGACCGGATGCCACGTATGGCGAATTCCCTACCCGGCGATATTGCCTATGCGGATCTAAATGGTGATGGCGTAATCACACCGGCAGACAGAGAAAATTTAGGCTCTCCATTTCCGGACTGGAGCTATGGAATGAGTTTTACGTTCGGTTATAAGGGGTTTGATTTGGTACTACAAGGCCAGGGTGTGGCAGGCAACTATGTTTATACGCAACGTAGGGTAGCAACATTTGCTGATTTAAATTTTGAGACAAACCGTTTAAATGCATGGACGGGCCCAGGTACCAGTAATGTTGAACCTATTTTGCAAAAAGCAAGGGGCAACAATTACCTAATGAGTTCTTACTACCTGGAACCGGGTGATTATTTCCGCATTCGTACCGCACAGCTCGGTTATTCCTTTAAGCCTAATACACTTTTAAAAGCCGGTATAAAAAACCTGAGGTTATATGTTAGCGGTCAGAATCTACATACCTGGAGCAAAACAACGGGATATACCCCCGAGGTACCCATCAATAACATAATTGGTGGTGGTGCAGATAATGGCGTATACCCAATACCTGCAGTATACACTTTTGGTATCAATGCAACATTTTAA